A genomic segment from Malus domestica chromosome 05, GDT2T_hap1 encodes:
- the LOC114824746 gene encoding GTPase LSG1-2-like: MGKNEKTGLGRALVRQHNQLVQQTKEKGLMYKRQQKKVLESVTEVSDIDAIVEKADEADRLFSLDHAAPNLLIDLDGNEITPEQRREQKRKEEALHAGSLRVPRRPPWTPQMSVEELDNNERQAFLTWRRSLARLEENDKLLLTPFEKNLDIWRQLWRVVERSDLIVMVVDARDPLFYRCPDLEVYAREVDKHKRTMLLVNKADLLPLSVREKWAQYFRSQDILFVFWSAKAATAATEGKSLSSPWTENSLQESEDPDTKIYGRIELLARLQSEAEEIVKLRKSGSSGSRSGNIVRNSASSNVVVGFVGYPNVGKSSTINALVGQKKTGVTSTPGKTKHFQTLIMSDELMLCDCPGLVFPSFSSSRHEMIASGVLPIDRMTENREAVQVVANRIPRHVIEAVYRIDLPKPKSYELQSRPPLAAEFLRVYCASRGYVASSGLPDETRAARQILKDYIDGKLPHFQMPPGMTTEEDAVGNGLSEQHKSDSSEHEHSVDDEGEDEPELDHVLEDLNSFDLANGLATKKKVTVRKPTAPHKQHKKTQRKKDRSWRVGNDSGDGMPVVRVFQKPANTGPLKVG; encoded by the exons atgggtaAGAACGAGAAGACGGGGCTGGGTAGGGCCCTTGTGAGACAGCATAACCAACTGGTTCAGCAGACGAAAGAGAAAGGCCTGATGTACAAGAGGCAGCAGAAGAAGGTTCTCGAATCCGTCACCGAAGTCAGCGACATCGACGCCATCGTCGAAAAAGCCGACGAAGCCGACCGCCTCTTCTCCCTCGACCACGCTGCCCCTAACCTCCTCATCGACCT agatgggaATGAGATAACCCCGGAGCAGCGGAGGGAGCAGAAGAGGAAAGAGGAGGCCCTGCACGCCGGAAGTCTGCGCGTGCCGCGGAGGCCTCCGTGGACCCCTCAAATGTCTGTGGAGGAGCTGGATAACAATGAAAGACAGGCCTTCTTGACCTGGCGCAGAAGCCTTGCCAGGCTTGAGGAGAACGACAAGCTTCTCCTTACTCCTTTCGAGAAGAACCTCGATATTTGGAGGCAGCTGTGGCGGGTTGTCGAGCGTAGCGATTTG ATTGTGATGGTTGTTGATGCGCGAGACCCTCTGTTCTATCGCTGCCCCGATCTTGAG GTTTATGCACGAGAGGTCGACAAGCACAAAAGGACAATGCTTCTTGTTAACAAAGCAGATCTCTTACCTTTATCTGTTAG GGAGAAGTGGGCACAATATTTCCGTTCGCAAGATATTCTCTTTGTGTTTTGGTCGGCTAAAGCTGCTACAGCAGCTACAGAAGGGAAAAGTCTCAGTTCCCCGTGGACAGAAAATAGCCTGCAGGAGTCAGAAGACcctgatacaaaaatatatggGAGGATTGAGCTTTTGGCTCGTTTACAATCTGAGGCAGAAGAGATAGTAAAACTGAGGAAATCAGGATCCAGTGGTTCTCGAAGTGGAAATATTGTTAGAAATTCAGCTTCTAGTAATGTAGTTGTGGGATTTGTTGGATATCCAAATGTGGGAAAGAGCTCGACAATTAATGCCTTGGTAGGCCAGAAGAAGACAGGTGTTACCTCTACTCCTGGGAAGACAAAGCATTTCCAAACATTGATTATGTCTGACGAGTTAATGCTATGTGATTGCCCTGGATTGGTCTTTCCATCCTTTTCAAGCTCAAGACATGAAATGATTGCTTCTGGTGTATTGCCAATTGATCGAATGACTGAGAATAGGGAGGCTGTGCAGGTAGTGGCCAATCGAATTCCACGACATGTTATTGAAGCGGTTTATAGGATTGATCTGCCCAAGCCCAAATCCTATGAACTGCAGTCTCGACCACCTTTGGCAGCAGAATTTCTGAGGGTCTATTGTGCCTCTCGTGGTTATGTCGCCTCAAGTGGGCTTCCTGATGAAACGAGAGCTGCCCGCCAAATTTTGAAGGATTACATTGATGGGAAGCTGCCCCATTTTCAAATGCCCCCTGGAATGACTACTGAAGAAGATGCTGTGGGAAACGGCTTATCTGAGCAGCATAAATCAGACTCCTCTGAGCATGAACACTCTGTAGATGATGAAGGTGAGGACGAGCCAGAGCTTGATCATGTCTTGGAAGACCTCAATTCATTTGACTTAGCTAATGGGCTTGCTACCAAGAAGAAAGTCACTGTCAGAAAGCCAACTGCACCCCATAAACAACACAAAAAGACTCAGAGGAAGAAGGATCGCTCCTGGAGGGTAGGGAATGACAGTGGCGATGGAATGCCAGTTGTAAGAGTCTTTCAAAAACCAGCAAACACCGGTCCTCTTAAGGTTGGATAA